A DNA window from Sulfitobacter noctilucicola contains the following coding sequences:
- a CDS encoding ABC transporter ATP-binding protein, whose protein sequence is MIQFQNLTKVFRLKGQRNTVLDNVNMTFPTGRSVALLGRNGAGKSTLLKMIAGTMDPTSGKIVSTGTISWPVGFAGSFHLDLTGAQNTRFIARIYGVETDALVEFVQDFANLGKHFHQPLFSYSSGMKSRLAFGVSMGISFDTYLVDEVTSVGDAAFRDKSSELFNARMQNSGSIVVSHSPSMVRRLCDAAAVLEQGRITYYDDLEEGIEHHERNMKG, encoded by the coding sequence ATGATCCAGTTTCAGAACCTGACAAAAGTCTTTCGGCTGAAAGGGCAGCGAAATACTGTCTTGGACAATGTGAACATGACGTTTCCAACCGGACGTTCTGTGGCGCTGCTGGGACGAAACGGTGCCGGTAAGTCCACATTGCTGAAGATGATCGCAGGAACCATGGACCCGACATCGGGAAAAATCGTGTCGACTGGGACAATTTCTTGGCCTGTAGGCTTCGCTGGCTCGTTTCACCTTGATCTGACCGGTGCGCAGAATACACGTTTCATCGCCCGCATATACGGCGTGGAGACCGACGCGCTTGTTGAATTCGTGCAGGATTTCGCGAATTTGGGTAAGCATTTTCACCAGCCGCTGTTTTCCTACTCCTCCGGAATGAAGTCACGTTTGGCGTTCGGTGTCTCTATGGGTATCTCGTTCGACACATATCTCGTTGATGAAGTCACTTCGGTTGGCGATGCCGCATTCAGAGACAAAAGCAGTGAACTATTTAATGCGCGGATGCAGAATTCAGGGTCGATTGTTGTATCGCACAGTCCTTCTATGGTGCGCCGTTTGTGTGATGCCGCTGCTGTTCTGGAGCAAGGGCGAATCACATACTACGATGACCTTGAAGAAGGCATTGAGCATCATGAACGTAATATGAAGGGCTGA
- a CDS encoding Stf0 family sulfotransferase, giving the protein MSEYFQDKETLNRERFAKDMMLPPAKIRYIMYFTPRSGSSWVTDIATRTKRLSNPGECYNPSFMPNMSKALNAANMREYQDILERRRNTNNVYGFQITYHQLKRVFGSDEAFIEMFPVDDWHSFWLIRENIVAQAISLFKMQQTQISHAPQTSDEELASKDSGFAYDGDEIKRWLSHILFAEQKNEELFENQGIKPFRLSYEQNTSIRPNRVLNTMGRHIGIPHMRMPLIESGHKRIATSINDVYAERFREEYADFVKEVDEKRQKTLSLIDNYRPVPGNNKLKNKPSQRNTTN; this is encoded by the coding sequence ATGTCAGAATACTTCCAAGACAAAGAGACGCTCAACCGCGAACGTTTCGCGAAAGACATGATGCTCCCTCCTGCCAAGATCCGTTACATCATGTACTTCACGCCTCGCTCCGGCAGTTCATGGGTGACCGACATTGCCACGCGCACAAAGCGGCTAAGCAACCCCGGCGAATGCTACAACCCAAGCTTTATGCCGAACATGTCAAAAGCGCTAAACGCTGCCAACATGAGAGAATATCAGGACATTCTGGAACGTAGGCGTAATACAAACAATGTTTACGGCTTTCAGATCACCTATCACCAGCTCAAGAGAGTTTTCGGCAGCGATGAGGCATTCATTGAAATGTTTCCCGTTGATGACTGGCACAGCTTCTGGCTGATCCGAGAAAATATTGTAGCACAGGCTATTTCCCTGTTCAAAATGCAGCAAACACAGATCAGCCACGCGCCGCAAACCAGCGACGAAGAGCTCGCGTCAAAGGACAGCGGATTCGCGTATGACGGGGATGAGATCAAGCGCTGGCTCTCGCATATACTTTTCGCCGAACAGAAAAACGAAGAATTGTTTGAGAACCAAGGGATCAAACCCTTCCGACTAAGCTATGAGCAGAATACTTCGATACGGCCCAATCGCGTCTTGAACACGATGGGTCGCCACATCGGCATCCCGCACATGAGAATGCCGTTGATCGAGAGCGGTCACAAAAGGATCGCTACGAGCATCAACGACGTTTACGCAGAGCGTTTCCGCGAAGAATATGCTGATTTCGTAAAGGAAGTTGACGAAAAACGCCAAAAGACGCTTTCGCTTATCGACAACTACAGGCCAGTCCCAGGCAATAATAAGCTTAAAAACAAACCAAGCCAACGCAACACCACCAACTGA